From a region of the Ostrinia nubilalis chromosome 18, ilOstNubi1.1, whole genome shotgun sequence genome:
- the LOC135080525 gene encoding calcineurin B homologous protein 1, with protein MGNKSSLLLREEEIAQIQEETGFTPNQIERLYSRFTSLDKNDCGTLSRDDFLRIPELAINPLSERIVHSFFAESHDDRVNFLQFMRVLAHFRPIRKNRENKLNSREEKLRFAFSMYDLDNDGKISRDELLAILHMMVGANISEDQLISIAERTILEADTNNDQMICFDEFCHALERTDVEQKMSIRFLN; from the exons ATGGGTAACAAATCATCACTGTTGTTACGTGAAGAAGAAATAGCTCAAATTCAGGAAGAAACTGGAT TCACACCAAACCAAATTGAGCGATTATACTCTCGTTTCACATCCCTGGACAAGAATGACTGCGGTACCCTTTCCCGGGATGACTTCCTGAGGATTCCCGAGCTGGCCATCAATCCGTTGAGTGAAAGGATCGTCCACTCTTTCTTTGCGGAGAGCCACGATGACCGTGTCAATTTCCTGCAGTTCATGAGAGTGCTGGCTCACTTTAGGCCAATCAGGAAGAACCGGGAAAACAAGTTGAATAGTAGGGAGGAGAAACTGAGAT TTGCATTCTCCATGTATGATTTGGACAATGACGGAAAGATCTCAAGAGATGAACTGCTAGCCATCCTCCACATGATGGTTGGTGCTAATATTAG TGAAGATCAACTGATAAGCATCGCCGAACGAACGATCCTGGAAGCGGACACCAACAACGACCAGATGATCTGCTTCGACGAGTTCTGCCATGCACTTGAGCGCACTGACGTCGAGCAGAAGATGTCCATCCGCTTCCTCAACTGA
- the LOC135080524 gene encoding protein distal antenna-like: protein MATKGKRPMRALTPGDKIEAIQRVNDGESKASVARDIGVPESTLRGWCKNEDKLRYMTSRLSSPDTDKSNDGEPPDKRARTESPVAPPRSPTAGLDLTTPAPAPLAPPAPLALATPPADAPVELTTKRAEPSPPAHAARERRPDPGASVSMSAISPLSGLAHLPGLAHSHLGLSFNEIATNLTLLAQLNPGLSALSAQPASRALRSVRSPKPAHNGVLNLNEPSKHRSKSHHSDPYARSSSKSSHHHTSSSATSQPVDDTLWYWLKTQQAMLDLTAQTTTAHSLQLGKTDPSIPPKPVAPAAPINSHLDYNRNSWLWQYYKQFGGAMPLPDDKLKSAAQVPKEKAPENILYSHLTKGKPDEERSATSPAQTTPTSQHHEEVHEHREHNAQRVAEPAASPELGTENKEPPVEKSHDSRSHTKARTVLDNLLFNNNNQTASKETTSLEATHGEWEAGSAEALEHGDKFLAWLEASGDPSVTRMHVHQLRALLHNLRARRAPSAALPAAGADLSRRK, encoded by the coding sequence ATGGCGACAAAGGGCAAGCGTCCGATGCGCGCCCTGACGCCCGGCGACAAGATAGAGGCCATCCAGCGCGTCAACGACGGCGAGTCTAAGGCGTCGGTCGCGCGCGACATCGGCGTGCCCGAGTCCACGCTGCGCGGCTGGTGCAAGAACGAGGACAAGCTGCGCTACATGACGTCACGCTTATCCTCGCCCGACACCGACAAGAGCAACGACGGCGAGCCGCCCGACAAGCGCGCGCGCACCGAGTCGCCCGTCGCGCCGCCGCGCTCGCCAACAGCCGGCCTCGACCTCACcacgcccgcgcccgcgcccctcgcgccgcccgcgcccctcGCGCTCGCCACGCCGCCCGCCGACGCGCCCGTGGAGCTCACCACCAAGCGCGCCGAGCCCTCCCCGCCCGCGCACGCGGCCCGCGAGCGCCGCCCCGACCCCGGCGCCAGCGTCTCCATGAGCGCCATCAGCCCCCTGTCCGGCCTCGCGCACCTGCCCGGCCTCGCACACTCCCACCTCGGCCTCAGCTTCAACGAGATCGCCACCAACTTGACGCTCCTCGCCCAGCTCAACCCCGGCCTCTCCGCGCTTTCGGCGCAGCCCGCGAGCCGCGCCCTTCGTTCCGTTCGCTCCCCGAAACCCGCGCACAATGGAGTCCTCAACTTAAACGAGCCCAGCAAACACCGGAGCAAGTCGCACCACTCGGATCCGTACGCTCGGAGTTCGTCGAAATCGAGCCATCATCACACGTCATCGTCGGCCACCAGCCAACCGGTCGACGACACGCTATGGTACTGGCTCAAGACGCAGCAGGCGATGCTCGACCTGACGGCTCAGACGACGACGGCGCACTCGCTACAACTCGGAAAGACCGACCCCAGCATACCGCCGAAACCGGTGGCACCCGCTGCCCCGATCAACTCGCACCTCGATTACAATAGGAATTCCTGGTTGTGGCAATACTACAAACAGTTCGGTGGGGCGATGCCTCTTCCGGACGACAAGTTGAAGTCCGCAGCTCAGGTGCCGAAGGAGAAGGCGCCCGAAAATATCCTGTACTCTCATCTGACCAAAGGAAAGCCCGACGAGGAGAGGAGTGCGACGAGCCCGGCGCAGACGACGCCGACGTCGCAGCACCACGAGGAGGTGCACGAGCACAGGGAACACAACGCACAACGGGTGGCCGAACCGGCCGCGAGCCCCGAGCTCGGCACCGAGAACAAGGAGCCGCCGGTGGAGAAGAGCCACGACTCGCGCAGCCACACGAAAGCGCGGACGGTGCTCGACAACCTGCTGTTCAACAACAACAACCAGACGGCGAGCAAGGAGACGACGAGCCTGGAGGCGACGCACGGCGAGTGGGAGGCGGGCTCGGCGGAGGCGCTGGAGCACGGCGACAAGTTCCTGGCGTGGCTGGAGGCCAGCGGCGACCCCAGCGTGACGCGCATGCACGTGCACCAGCTGCGCGCGCTGCTACACaatctgcgcgcgcgccgcgcccccTCCGCCGCGCTGCCCGCCGCCGGCGCCGACCTCTCGCGCCGCAAGTAG